In Brevibacterium zhoupengii, the following are encoded in one genomic region:
- a CDS encoding homoserine dehydrogenase, protein MQALKVAMLGCGVVGTEVAARIQNRSDALAERIGAPLELSAIVVRDTAKERPGIDPSLLTTDAETAIAGADIVIELMGGIEPAKTLIRSALNHGSSVVTANKALLAANYSELMSAADTAGVRLEHEAAVAGAIPIIRPVGDSLAGDRIDRIMGIVNGTTNYILDQMDSEGWGFDEALKTAQELGFAEADPTADVGGHDAAAKAAILSSLAFHAPVSIDDVHVEGIADITPDMVATARDQGFVIKLLAVCERVSDSPAGSGLSARVYPALLGRSHPLATVRGAFNAVFIEAEAAGSLMFYGQGAGGEPTASAVLGDVVSVARRKVLGGRGQYERPFHEDSRILPISAITTRYHITLDVVDRPGVLAAVSEVFSDEGASIELMRQTVGEVDEQGTQHAKLVLATHSNTDAILRRTVDRLGGLSVVRAVKSVIRVEGQ, encoded by the coding sequence ATGCAGGCTTTGAAAGTTGCCATGCTCGGATGTGGAGTCGTCGGCACCGAAGTCGCCGCTCGCATCCAGAACCGGAGCGACGCCCTGGCCGAACGAATCGGTGCGCCACTGGAACTGAGCGCAATCGTCGTCCGCGACACCGCGAAGGAACGCCCCGGAATCGACCCGAGTCTGCTGACGACCGATGCGGAGACCGCCATCGCCGGCGCCGATATCGTCATCGAGCTGATGGGCGGCATCGAGCCTGCCAAAACTCTCATCCGCTCGGCCCTGAACCACGGATCCTCTGTCGTCACGGCCAACAAGGCACTGCTGGCCGCCAACTACAGCGAACTCATGTCTGCAGCAGACACCGCCGGGGTCCGTCTTGAGCATGAGGCAGCGGTCGCCGGCGCGATCCCGATCATCCGTCCCGTCGGTGACTCCCTGGCCGGTGACCGGATCGACCGGATCATGGGCATCGTCAACGGCACGACCAACTACATCCTCGACCAGATGGATTCCGAAGGCTGGGGCTTTGACGAAGCGCTCAAGACCGCGCAGGAACTGGGCTTCGCCGAGGCGGACCCGACCGCCGATGTCGGTGGACATGATGCTGCGGCCAAGGCAGCAATACTGTCGTCCCTGGCCTTCCATGCTCCAGTCTCGATCGACGATGTCCATGTCGAAGGCATTGCCGACATCACCCCGGACATGGTGGCCACGGCCCGCGACCAAGGGTTCGTCATCAAACTCCTCGCTGTCTGCGAACGCGTCAGCGACTCACCTGCAGGATCCGGACTGTCCGCTCGTGTCTACCCGGCGCTGCTGGGACGCAGCCACCCGCTGGCGACAGTCCGCGGTGCATTCAACGCCGTCTTCATCGAAGCCGAGGCAGCCGGTTCGCTCATGTTCTACGGGCAGGGCGCTGGCGGCGAACCAACGGCGTCCGCGGTCCTCGGCGACGTGGTCTCGGTAGCTCGTCGCAAGGTCCTCGGCGGACGAGGCCAGTACGAGCGTCCGTTCCACGAAGACTCCCGGATTCTGCCGATCTCGGCGATCACCACCCGTTATCACATCACGCTCGACGTGGTTGATCGTCCGGGTGTCCTCGCCGCAGTCTCCGAAGTCTTCTCCGACGAAGGCGCCTCGATCGAGCTCATGCGCCAGACCGTGGGGGAGGTCGATGAGCAGGGCACTCAGCATGCGAAACTCGTGCTCGCCACCCACTCGAACACCGACGCGATTCTGCGGAGAACGGTCGACCGCCTCGGCGGCCTCTCCGTGGTGCGCGCCGTCAAATCCGTGATCCGTGTAGAAGGACAGTGA
- a CDS encoding DALR anticodon-binding domain-containing protein, whose amino-acid sequence MIPELLQTALARALASIASARGVASDRIPDPTLRLSQPLRHGHWVSPIALRSAAVLNTDSRTLAGEIAARLHDDLSIAEVEVAGPGFLNITVSPGALATGVAEIVAADGRFGPDHSVAASIDAVINQRISSRRVPQPGQQTMGTDILRYVAARENSPSAHFHEAGLWRRAHPDNPVHYVQVTHATACRVRRRAVAAGIDATAFDPTALSDDTETALAAALMDFVATAVRAASTGEPQRIALLLEAISQLFRDWTQACPVTPSLDEDITRLHASRLVLDRAAIIVLATGLSLLGVSAPERM is encoded by the coding sequence GTGATCCCGGAACTTCTGCAGACCGCTCTGGCGCGTGCACTGGCGAGCATTGCCTCAGCACGAGGAGTCGCCAGCGACCGCATTCCGGATCCGACCCTTCGTCTGTCGCAGCCACTGCGACACGGACACTGGGTCTCGCCGATCGCACTGCGCAGTGCCGCCGTACTGAACACCGACTCGAGGACCCTGGCCGGGGAGATCGCGGCCAGGCTGCACGATGACCTTTCGATCGCCGAGGTCGAAGTCGCCGGTCCCGGGTTCCTCAACATCACAGTCAGCCCCGGCGCCCTCGCAACCGGCGTCGCCGAGATCGTCGCTGCTGACGGACGCTTCGGCCCCGACCACAGCGTTGCAGCAAGCATCGATGCCGTCATCAACCAACGAATCTCCTCCCGCCGCGTGCCGCAGCCTGGGCAGCAGACCATGGGCACCGACATACTTCGGTACGTGGCCGCACGCGAGAACTCACCGTCTGCACACTTCCACGAGGCCGGACTGTGGCGCAGAGCCCACCCAGACAACCCTGTGCACTACGTCCAGGTCACGCACGCCACCGCGTGCCGAGTCCGTCGTCGTGCAGTTGCAGCGGGCATCGACGCCACCGCGTTCGACCCCACCGCACTGAGTGATGACACCGAGACGGCACTGGCTGCGGCACTGATGGACTTCGTCGCCACAGCAGTCCGCGCTGCCTCGACCGGTGAACCGCAGCGCATCGCCTTGCTTCTTGAAGCCATCTCCCAGCTGTTCCGTGACTGGACCCAGGCTTGCCCTGTGACACCGAGTCTCGATGAGGACATCACGCGACTCCACGCTTCGCGGCTGGTCCTTGACCGAGCCGCCATCATCGTCCTGGCCACAGGACTTTCACTACTGGGCGTTTCCGCCCCGGAGAGGATGTAA
- the thrC gene encoding threonine synthase, with product MTEFPKKQWQGVVDEYRSLLDISESTPSVTLGEGGTPLIKAEKLSELTGADVWVKYEGLNPTASFKDRGMTMAITKALAQGAKAVICASTGNTSASAAAYATKAGLTCAVLVPSGKIAPGKMSQAIAHGATLLEVDGNFDDCLTLCRKLSESYPVHLVNSVNPDRIEGQKTASFEVVDVLGDAPDIHVLPVGNAGNITAYWKGYRQYQEIGASTRLPQMWGFQAAGSAPIVLGHPVDEPDTIATAIRIGNPASWQQAIEARDSSGGIIDSVTDDEILRAHKILSREEGVFVEPGSAASVAGLLKMSEAGRVPAGATIAVTVTGHGLKDPTWALHTADGSDIEPKRVSVDAVSAARALGLEDR from the coding sequence ATGACCGAATTCCCCAAAAAGCAGTGGCAGGGCGTCGTCGACGAGTACCGCAGCCTCCTCGACATCTCGGAGTCCACGCCGTCGGTGACCCTGGGTGAGGGCGGGACGCCACTCATCAAAGCGGAGAAGCTCAGCGAACTCACCGGCGCGGACGTGTGGGTGAAGTACGAAGGACTCAACCCGACCGCGTCCTTCAAAGACCGCGGCATGACGATGGCCATCACCAAGGCCCTGGCTCAGGGCGCGAAGGCCGTCATCTGCGCCTCGACAGGCAATACCTCAGCCTCGGCGGCAGCCTACGCGACCAAGGCCGGCCTGACCTGTGCCGTGCTCGTGCCTTCAGGCAAGATCGCCCCGGGAAAGATGAGCCAGGCCATCGCCCATGGGGCCACGCTGCTGGAGGTCGACGGCAACTTCGACGACTGCCTGACGCTGTGCAGAAAACTCTCCGAGTCCTACCCAGTCCACCTCGTCAACTCCGTCAATCCCGATCGCATCGAGGGACAGAAGACCGCGTCCTTCGAGGTCGTCGACGTGCTGGGCGATGCCCCGGACATCCACGTGCTTCCCGTCGGCAACGCCGGCAACATCACCGCCTACTGGAAGGGCTACCGCCAGTATCAGGAGATCGGAGCCTCGACGCGTCTGCCGCAGATGTGGGGCTTCCAAGCTGCCGGCTCGGCCCCGATCGTCCTCGGCCACCCAGTCGATGAACCCGATACGATCGCCACGGCCATTCGGATCGGCAATCCGGCCAGTTGGCAGCAGGCCATCGAAGCCCGAGACTCCTCCGGGGGAATCATCGATTCGGTCACCGATGATGAGATCCTGCGCGCCCACAAGATCCTGTCCCGAGAAGAGGGAGTCTTCGTCGAACCCGGTTCTGCCGCCTCGGTGGCCGGACTGCTGAAGATGTCCGAGGCCGGCAGAGTCCCTGCCGGTGCGACGATCGCGGTCACAGTGACCGGTCATGGACTCAAGGATCCCACCTGGGCTCTGCACACCGCCGACGGTTCCGACATCGAACCGAAGCGGGTCTCCGTCGACGCAGTCAGCGCGGCACGGGCTCTCGGGCTCGAAGACAGGTGA
- a CDS encoding MFS transporter codes for MKSALASVLIVIGIVVAAFNLRPGVTGLSPLLGAMGSDIHLSALFLAVIGMLPPLLYGISGFITPRLYNRFSGLTITAAVMIMITVGLGLRAIVDSPAVFLGLSVLALLGMGIGNVVIPPIVKSYFPDRVALMSTVHVGLLQLGTFIPPLVAVPLASKLEWRGSLLVWAAAAALGVAAWVVIAVLRPAPRAQVSAAVVGGNELLRLVKTRRAWALMTMTGLTSFNNFILFTWLPTLLTRSGFDPVFAGAMLALVTAIPLVLGFVLPFLAQKLRTASPIVAAFCGCLAAGYLGLWLFPTAAPVVWTVLLGIGISTFPLALTLITLRSRSAEASAALSGFVQGGGYLMAAAGPLVFAFLIQSFDTMWPAYAVVLASTAVKLAVSFSACRPGSI; via the coding sequence ATGAAATCTGCGCTGGCCTCCGTTCTGATCGTCATCGGAATCGTCGTCGCCGCATTCAATCTCCGTCCCGGGGTGACCGGGCTGTCTCCGCTGCTGGGGGCGATGGGCTCAGACATACACCTCAGCGCGCTGTTCCTGGCCGTCATCGGCATGCTGCCACCACTGCTCTACGGCATCAGCGGGTTCATCACGCCGAGACTGTACAACCGATTCTCCGGACTCACGATCACGGCGGCAGTGATGATCATGATCACAGTGGGCTTGGGCCTGCGTGCCATCGTCGACTCTCCTGCCGTCTTCCTAGGACTCAGCGTCCTCGCGTTGCTGGGCATGGGCATCGGCAACGTCGTCATCCCGCCGATTGTGAAGTCCTATTTCCCTGATCGAGTAGCCCTGATGTCGACCGTGCATGTGGGACTGCTGCAGCTGGGAACGTTCATCCCGCCACTGGTGGCTGTGCCGTTGGCGTCGAAATTGGAATGGCGAGGATCCCTGCTCGTATGGGCCGCAGCCGCGGCGCTGGGAGTGGCCGCGTGGGTCGTGATAGCGGTGCTCAGACCTGCGCCCCGTGCACAGGTCTCGGCAGCAGTCGTCGGAGGAAACGAGCTGCTGCGCCTGGTCAAGACCCGCCGTGCCTGGGCGCTGATGACGATGACGGGGCTGACCTCGTTCAACAACTTCATTCTCTTCACGTGGCTGCCGACGCTGCTGACACGCTCGGGCTTCGACCCGGTCTTCGCCGGAGCCATGCTGGCTCTGGTGACCGCGATTCCACTTGTGCTCGGGTTCGTCCTGCCGTTTCTGGCCCAGAAGCTGCGCACCGCTTCACCGATCGTTGCGGCCTTCTGCGGGTGTCTGGCCGCCGGGTACCTCGGCCTATGGCTCTTCCCCACGGCCGCGCCGGTGGTGTGGACGGTTCTGCTGGGCATTGGAATCTCGACATTCCCCTTGGCCCTGACCCTGATCACCCTGCGCTCACGCAGCGCCGAAGCTTCTGCGGCGTTGTCCGGCTTCGTCCAAGGCGGCGGGTATTTGATGGCCGCCGCCGGGCCCCTGGTCTTCGCCTTCCTGATCCAGAGTTTTGACACGATGTGGCCTGCTTACGCTGTGGTTCTTGCCTCCACCGCGGTGAAGCTCGCGGTCAGCTTCTCCGCTTGTCGTCCCGGTTCGATCTGA
- the rho gene encoding transcription termination factor Rho, protein MSETTTQDSAPRTGSLTALRLPQLQEMAAGLGIKGYRRLRKGELIDAINNHNGAQGGSGQAQPAPKTAPAASASSAKEAQEEKPASSEASDEPKRRPSRRSAAAPSDKDTAGSQDTAGSQDAVASATSTESAAVVEPSTAADSSSDSTGDQDRQRSRRSRSRSRGADASNDDNGHSSDDSGERTDRNDRGNGRNRQSDDNDRGNDRSDRGNGRNRQNDDNDRGDRNNDRGNGRNRQGDDNDRNDRGNDRNDRSNDRRNRNNNDDDDRGNRRGRGRDRDRKRRGGRGNDEPEIRNDDVLIPVGGILDVHDNYAFLRTSGYLPGPNDVYVSASMVRKNQLRKGDAVAGAIRQPRENDRNSKREKFDALVRLDSVNGLTVDDARSRVEFSKLTPLYPQERMRLETTSKQHSTRLIDLVTPIGKGQRGLIVAPPKAGKTMIMQQVANAITENNPEVHLMVVLVDERPEEVTDMQRAVKGEVIASTFDRPADDHTTIAELAIERAKRLVEMGSDVVVLLDNITRLGRAYNIAQPASGRILSGGVDANALYPPKRFFGAARNIENGGSLTILATALVETGSKMDEVIFEEFKGTGNMELRLSRQLADKRIFPAVDVNASSTRREEMLMTNEEMKVMWQLRRVLSGLEQQQAVELLMSKLKETGSNVEFLMQVQKTTPLQKSSTDNN, encoded by the coding sequence GTGTCTGAAACCACTACTCAAGATTCCGCACCACGCACCGGCAGTCTGACCGCTTTGCGTCTGCCCCAGCTCCAGGAAATGGCAGCGGGACTCGGGATCAAAGGGTACCGTCGACTTCGCAAAGGCGAACTGATCGACGCCATCAACAATCACAACGGCGCTCAGGGCGGTTCGGGGCAGGCTCAGCCAGCTCCGAAGACCGCTCCTGCCGCTTCAGCAAGCTCCGCCAAAGAAGCTCAGGAGGAGAAGCCCGCGTCCAGCGAAGCGAGCGACGAACCCAAGCGTCGTCCGTCGCGTCGCAGTGCTGCTGCGCCGTCCGACAAGGACACCGCCGGGTCTCAGGACACCGCCGGGTCTCAGGATGCCGTTGCCTCTGCGACTTCCACGGAATCCGCCGCTGTCGTCGAGCCTTCGACTGCAGCCGACAGCTCATCTGACTCCACCGGGGATCAGGACAGGCAGCGCTCACGTCGCAGTCGTTCCCGCTCACGTGGGGCCGATGCGTCGAACGACGACAACGGGCACAGCTCCGATGACTCGGGCGAGCGTACAGACCGCAACGATCGCGGAAACGGTCGCAACCGTCAGAGTGACGACAACGATCGCGGCAATGACCGCAGCGATCGTGGCAACGGCCGCAACCGTCAGAACGACGACAACGACCGTGGTGACCGCAACAACGATCGTGGCAACGGCCGCAACCGTCAGGGCGATGACAACGACCGCAACGATCGCGGAAACGACCGCAACGATCGCAGCAACGACCGTCGGAATCGCAACAACAACGATGACGACGATCGCGGCAACCGACGCGGTCGCGGACGTGACCGTGACCGCAAACGTCGCGGAGGACGCGGCAACGACGAGCCCGAGATCCGCAACGATGACGTGCTCATCCCAGTCGGTGGCATCCTCGACGTGCACGATAACTACGCATTCCTGCGCACCTCGGGCTACCTGCCCGGCCCCAATGATGTCTATGTCTCGGCCTCAATGGTGCGGAAGAACCAGCTGCGCAAGGGCGACGCCGTCGCCGGTGCCATCCGCCAGCCCCGTGAGAACGATCGCAACAGCAAGCGAGAGAAGTTCGATGCTCTGGTGCGACTGGACTCCGTCAACGGCCTGACCGTCGATGATGCCCGCAGCCGTGTCGAGTTCTCGAAGCTGACTCCGCTCTACCCACAGGAGAGGATGCGCCTCGAGACCACCTCGAAGCAGCATTCGACCCGACTCATCGATCTGGTGACACCCATCGGCAAGGGCCAGCGTGGTCTCATTGTGGCGCCTCCCAAAGCGGGCAAGACGATGATCATGCAGCAGGTCGCGAATGCGATCACCGAGAACAACCCGGAAGTCCACCTGATGGTCGTCCTGGTCGACGAACGTCCCGAGGAAGTCACGGACATGCAGCGTGCGGTGAAGGGCGAAGTCATCGCTTCGACCTTCGATCGCCCGGCCGATGATCACACGACGATTGCCGAGCTGGCCATTGAGCGCGCCAAGCGACTCGTCGAAATGGGCTCCGACGTCGTCGTGCTCCTCGACAACATCACTCGCCTCGGCCGTGCCTACAATATTGCGCAGCCGGCTTCGGGCCGTATTCTCTCCGGTGGTGTCGACGCGAACGCGCTCTACCCACCGAAGCGGTTCTTCGGTGCTGCCCGTAATATCGAGAACGGCGGCTCGCTGACCATTCTGGCCACAGCTCTCGTCGAGACCGGATCCAAGATGGACGAGGTCATCTTCGAAGAGTTCAAGGGCACCGGCAACATGGAGCTGCGCCTGTCGCGTCAGCTCGCCGACAAGCGCATCTTCCCGGCTGTCGACGTCAACGCGTCGAGCACCCGCCGCGAAGAGATGCTGATGACCAACGAAGAGATGAAGGTCATGTGGCAGCTGCGTCGTGTGCTGTCCGGACTTGAGCAGCAGCAGGCCGTTGAGCTGCTGATGTCGAAGCTGAAGGAAACCGGCTCCAACGTCGAGTTCCTCATGCAGGTGCAGAAGACGACTCCTCTGCAAAAGTCATCCACCGACAACAACTGA
- the prfA gene encoding peptide chain release factor 1, with the protein MADDDTLKASVSALLDEHARLQSELSDPAVHADAGRAKKLTRRYAELDKVAVTARRFAQLEDDAAAAEELADDDAEFGAEAERLHAEASDVETELRDLLVPSDPDDARDAIIEIKAGEGGDESALFAGDLLRMYQRWIDSRGWSSQILDATHSDLGGYKDVTLALKAKDDGAYGWVKFEGGVHRVQRVPVTESQGRIHTSAAGVLVFPEVDEPEEVALDDNDLRIDVYRSSGPGGQSVNTTDSAVRITHVPTGITASCQNEKSQLQNKEAALRMLRARILAKQAEEAAAEAADIRRSQVRTVDRSERIRTYNFPENRITDHRTGYKAYNLDQVLAGELDPVIGSCREADKAARLDALGD; encoded by the coding sequence ATGGCTGACGATGACACCCTCAAGGCCAGCGTCAGCGCTCTGCTCGACGAGCATGCGCGTCTGCAGTCGGAACTCTCCGATCCTGCAGTGCACGCTGACGCTGGCCGTGCCAAGAAGTTGACAAGGCGCTACGCAGAACTCGACAAGGTTGCTGTTACCGCACGTCGCTTCGCCCAGCTCGAAGACGATGCCGCAGCTGCGGAAGAACTCGCGGACGACGATGCCGAGTTCGGTGCTGAGGCAGAGCGGCTGCACGCTGAGGCCTCTGATGTGGAGACAGAGCTCAGGGACCTCTTGGTACCCAGCGACCCCGATGACGCACGCGATGCGATCATCGAGATCAAAGCTGGTGAGGGTGGCGACGAGTCCGCGCTGTTCGCTGGAGATCTCCTGCGGATGTACCAGCGCTGGATCGACTCCCGCGGCTGGTCCTCACAGATCTTGGATGCCACGCATTCCGATCTCGGAGGCTACAAAGACGTGACTTTGGCATTGAAGGCCAAGGATGACGGTGCCTACGGGTGGGTGAAGTTCGAGGGCGGAGTCCACCGGGTCCAACGCGTTCCCGTGACCGAATCCCAGGGACGCATCCACACCTCAGCCGCCGGAGTGCTCGTATTTCCCGAGGTGGATGAGCCGGAGGAAGTTGCACTCGATGACAACGATCTGCGCATCGACGTCTACCGGTCGTCGGGTCCCGGCGGTCAGTCCGTGAACACTACAGACTCGGCAGTGCGCATCACTCATGTGCCTACGGGCATCACCGCGAGCTGCCAGAACGAGAAGTCACAGCTGCAGAACAAGGAAGCGGCACTGCGCATGCTCCGTGCACGCATTCTGGCCAAACAGGCCGAAGAGGCCGCAGCCGAGGCAGCTGACATTCGACGATCCCAGGTCCGCACCGTTGACCGCTCGGAACGCATCCGCACATACAACTTCCCGGAGAACCGGATCACTGACCATCGGACCGGGTACAAGGCGTATAACCTTGACCAGGTTCTTGCCGGTGAGCTTGATCCCGTGATCGGTTCCTGCCGTGAGGCTGACAAGGCCGCACGACTCGACGCGCTGGGGGACTGA
- the thrB gene encoding homoserine kinase, whose product MRIQIEVPATSANLGPGYDALGLALGIFDTLTLTIHDESVDPRTCVTVTGENAETLPTDRSHLIMRVLREVLAAEYPEALEEFGDRLSLECINRIPHSRGLGSSAAANVGAIALAGELGGHVCGQRLSRQRVLELASDLEGHPDNAAPAVYGGLTIALPGPARSWQVPANTVNEVTVLVPDVRLDTEIARSVIPVSIEHEVAAENSARAALLIHGFTSDSSVLLEATDDRLHQEFRREAYPESMALVDELRADGLPAVISGAGPTVLVLAGAVPQALVPDAVTVIHTFIDLGGYRVEQKN is encoded by the coding sequence GTGAGGATCCAGATCGAGGTTCCGGCCACCTCGGCGAACCTGGGCCCCGGTTACGATGCCTTGGGCCTTGCGCTGGGGATCTTCGACACGCTGACCCTCACGATCCACGATGAATCGGTCGACCCTCGCACCTGTGTAACGGTGACGGGAGAGAACGCTGAGACGCTGCCGACCGATCGGTCCCATCTCATCATGCGTGTGCTGCGCGAAGTTCTCGCGGCTGAGTACCCGGAGGCACTTGAGGAATTCGGCGATCGGCTCAGCCTGGAATGCATCAACCGGATACCGCACTCCCGCGGCCTCGGTTCCTCCGCAGCTGCGAACGTCGGCGCCATCGCGCTGGCCGGTGAGCTCGGCGGACATGTCTGTGGACAGCGGCTGAGCAGGCAGCGAGTGCTCGAACTCGCCTCCGATCTCGAGGGCCACCCCGACAATGCCGCGCCTGCGGTCTACGGGGGACTGACCATCGCACTGCCAGGTCCTGCACGGTCATGGCAGGTTCCCGCCAACACCGTCAACGAGGTGACTGTGCTGGTGCCGGACGTGCGCCTGGATACGGAGATCGCTCGCAGTGTGATCCCCGTATCGATCGAGCACGAGGTCGCCGCGGAGAACTCTGCACGGGCTGCGCTGCTCATCCACGGCTTCACCTCCGATTCTTCGGTTCTGCTCGAGGCCACCGACGACCGTCTGCACCAGGAATTCCGGCGCGAGGCATACCCGGAGTCGATGGCCCTCGTCGACGAGCTGCGCGCCGATGGCCTGCCCGCGGTGATCTCAGGTGCGGGCCCCACCGTTCTCGTGCTCGCGGGCGCGGTGCCGCAGGCCTTGGTTCCCGACGCCGTCACAGTCATTCACACCTTCATTGACCTCGGCGGATATCGGGTGGAACAAAAGAATTAG
- the lysA gene encoding diaminopimelate decarboxylase, with amino-acid sequence MPAHIAGTMHATPAPVWLPYPDDVNALLPSLWSDNVTKSDAGVLTIAGHPVTDLAERYGTPTLVMDVADFKARAKNYVSAYSAAFSDDKGLAGVDVFYAGKAFLCTAVARWVHEAGLGVDTCSLGEMMVARAAGVPGERVGLHGNNKSAAELEYALDYGVGRIFVDSLDEISLLESIAAARGVLAPVMLRVTVGVEAHTHDFIATAHEDQKFGLSVSAGTAAKAAEAVANSAHLRFDGLHSHIGSQIFDISGFQVAAARVLSLRAEIMAEHGVDLPDVDLGGGFGIRYTSQDTPIPVAEMAQELAEVVAKECRGLGTNVPRISIEPGRAIVSPSMFTLYQVGTVKEVDTDNGVRTYVAVDGGMSDNIRTALYDADYSCTLANRNSGSEPVIVRVVGKHCESGDIIVRDEYMGSDVSSGDLVAVPSTGAYCRSLANNYNHLPKPGVLAVTTDKVEWIVTPEDYSQMLRSDPGMNTGERV; translated from the coding sequence ATGCCTGCTCACATCGCCGGCACCATGCACGCCACCCCTGCACCCGTGTGGCTGCCCTACCCCGATGACGTCAACGCGCTCCTGCCCAGCCTGTGGTCGGACAACGTGACGAAGTCCGACGCCGGTGTCCTCACCATCGCCGGGCACCCAGTCACCGATCTCGCCGAACGCTATGGCACCCCGACTCTCGTCATGGACGTCGCCGACTTCAAAGCCCGCGCGAAGAACTACGTCAGCGCATATTCGGCTGCCTTCTCCGACGACAAGGGTCTGGCCGGGGTCGACGTCTTCTATGCAGGCAAGGCCTTCCTGTGCACAGCCGTAGCACGATGGGTCCACGAGGCCGGCTTGGGCGTGGACACATGCTCTTTGGGAGAGATGATGGTGGCCCGCGCCGCCGGCGTGCCGGGGGAGAGGGTCGGCCTGCACGGCAACAACAAGTCTGCTGCCGAGCTCGAATACGCCCTTGACTACGGTGTGGGACGGATCTTCGTCGACAGTCTCGACGAGATCTCCCTCCTCGAATCGATCGCCGCCGCACGTGGAGTCCTTGCTCCCGTCATGCTGCGCGTCACGGTCGGGGTCGAGGCTCACACGCACGACTTCATCGCCACGGCTCATGAGGACCAGAAGTTCGGTCTCTCCGTCTCTGCCGGCACCGCGGCGAAGGCCGCCGAGGCTGTGGCGAATTCAGCGCACCTGCGTTTCGACGGACTGCATTCGCACATCGGCTCGCAGATCTTCGACATCTCCGGATTCCAGGTCGCCGCCGCCCGCGTCCTGTCACTGCGGGCCGAGATCATGGCCGAGCACGGTGTCGATCTGCCCGATGTCGACCTCGGCGGCGGCTTCGGCATTCGCTACACCTCACAGGACACACCGATCCCGGTGGCCGAGATGGCCCAGGAACTCGCCGAGGTGGTGGCAAAGGAGTGCCGTGGACTAGGCACGAACGTGCCACGGATCTCCATCGAACCCGGGCGCGCGATCGTCTCTCCCTCGATGTTCACCCTCTACCAGGTCGGCACCGTCAAAGAGGTCGACACCGATAACGGTGTGCGCACCTACGTCGCCGTAGATGGAGGGATGAGCGACAACATTCGGACAGCACTCTACGACGCCGACTATTCGTGTACCTTGGCAAATCGGAACTCCGGTTCCGAACCGGTCATCGTCCGTGTCGTGGGCAAACACTGTGAGTCCGGTGACATCATCGTCCGCGACGAATACATGGGATCCGATGTGTCCTCCGGCGATCTCGTCGCGGTGCCGAGCACCGGTGCCTACTGCCGGTCCCTGGCCAATAACTACAACCACCTGCCCAAACCAGGAGTCCTGGCCGTGACAACGGATAAGGTTGAGTGGATCGTGACGCCCGAGGACTACTCTCAGATGTTGCGCAGCGATCCGGGAATGAACACCGGAGAGCGCGTGTGA